The window tgagGCTTATAAGGGTTGAATTGCCGAAGGTCACAGATTTACTAAGTACACGTGGAGGTTTTCCATTTCCGGTTTTGCGACGTCCCACCTCACCAGTCCTCCTGACAACAGTCAACCCACAGCACTTACATTGGCTCTCGGACCCCTGATGCTCTTCCTCTTTGCCGTTTTACTCCTGCGTGGATCACAGTCTCCTCTAACCTGCTTCTTTTGCACTTAGATGGAGAGGCCCCTGGAGTTGGGCAACGTGACCAGAGTCCAGGAGTTTGTCTTGTTGGGTTTGTCCACAAGGCTGGGCATAAGGATTGTCCTGTTTGCCATCTTCCTGGCCCTCTACCTGCTGACCCTCCTGGAGAACACGCTCATCATCTACCTCATCTGCAGTCACATCGAGCTCCACAAgcccatgtatttcttcctgggCAACCTGAGCTGCCTGGAGATGTGCTACGTGTCCGTGACCGTGCCCAGCCTGCTCGTGGGGCTGGGCTCCAGTCCATGCCATGTGCCCTTCGCAGCCTGCATGACACAGCTTTTTTTATTCATAGCTCTCATTAGTACCAAGTGCACCCTCCTGGCCtccatggcctatgaccgctacgtGGCCATCTGCCGCCCACTCCACTACCCACTGCTCATGAGGCCCCAGGTCTGCCTGGGCTTAGCCTTGTCCTCATGGCTTGGGGGGCTGTTGGTCTCAGTGGCCAAGACATCATGCATCGCCAGCCTGTCCTACTGTGGCCCCAATGTCCTCAACCACTTTTTCTGTGATGTCTCCCCTCTGCTCAACCTGTCCTGCACTAACGTGGCCCTGACGGAGCTGGTGGACTTCATCTCTGCTATCGTCATCTTCTGTGGGTCATTGCTAGTGGCTCTGGCCTCCTATGTGGCCATCGGGAGGGCTGTGCTCCACATGCCATCAGCCGTCACCCGCTGCAGAGCCCTCTCCACCTGTGCCTCCCACCTGGTGGTGGTGGGCATCTTCTATGGGGTGGTCCTCTTCATGTATTCCCGCCCCCGCCTCATCGGTTCCACAGACCTCAACAAGGTGCTGTCTGTCATCTACACGGTGGTCACGCCCATGTGCAGCCCCGTCATCTACTGCCTGCGGAACAGGGAGGTCCAGGCAGTGCTGCAGAAAACCCTCCACTCGCCCCGGGTCTCTTCAGCAACAACACACTTTGCCCACTCCTGATTTTAACAGAgcacactgatggtcaccagaagggaggtgggtgggggtgcattgaacaggtgatggggaagaaggagggcccttgtgatgagcaccgggtgatatACGAAAGTGTTGGGTCACTagattgtgcacctgaaactaatattacactgtatgttaaccaactggaatttaaataaaaactttaaaaagtaataataagatAACACTACTTCCCTGTCCCCAACAACTTTTGCTTCACCATATAATTGGCTTTGGCTAATGGAATGTAGACCAAATTGAGAGTCCTGAGCTGATGTCTGGGGAAGCACTAACTGTTTCCACTGCCTTCTTGCCATTTGCCTTGAGAAGAACATCTCCTGGTTCTGGGATGAGAGACAAGTAGAACAGACCTAAGCCTGCCCTGCAGCCTGAAGCAGAACACCACCATAGAtccagaagccagaaaaaaaaaacaagtgtgcTACTGAAGccactgaaaaacatttttggatTGCTTGTAACATAGCAGTGTTGTAGCAATGACTGACTAATACAGCATCATATTGGTTAGGTAATGGATTTCAGCCTAAAACAGTTGCTTAAACAAGATACAACGAATTTCTCATCAGTGTAGCAGCACTTATTTGGTATTAATAAGACAGTCCAAAACGTCAGAGTTCCCCTATCTTGTTATATCATTCTCAGCATGGACGCTTCCAGGTCAGGGTGCAAGATGGCTGCTCCAGCTCCAGTCATCACGCTTGAATTCCAACCAGAAGAGAAGGGGAGTGAAGGAAGTACAGGAAAGTGTCTTTCCCCTAGAAAGCATAACCTAAAACTTTTCTATGGACATTTGTCCAGCACATACTCCTATGACATCATGGAGAGACAAGGGAAGAGCTGAgaaacattttttgtgtgtgtatgatgtaagaaagtggtccaggttcattcttctgcatgtcgctgtccagttttcccagtaccacttgctgaagagactgtctttattccactggatattctctcctgctttgtcagagatgagttggccatacatttttgggtccatttctgggttcccttttctgttccattgatctgaatgtctgttcttgtgccatggaaacatttttttctggatttccaGCTGAGATATGGTGGATCTATTactaaaggaagaaggaaggactgATGTTGTAGATGACCACAACCTTTGTCACACATATCTCCCTCACAGTGTGGCTGTGAATGTGACAAATCTATATAAAGTGTTTTGAATAGGGTCTGGAATTCAGCAAATTCTCTATAGCCAGTAGAATTATTATAGCTGTAAATCTTTGGGAATATGGAGATGGATAAGACATCCCCTTTCTTCAGTGAGTTGTTCTCTTATTTATTCGACCAGATTCACCAAGCAGCTAACGTGGACCAGGCATTGTACCGGGCAACGCGGATGGGGTCCATGCTCTGAGGTGCTCACGTTATGCTTTGCATATTTTCAGCTGGCTGTGAAGTGAGCTCCACGGAGGAATGGCAAGAGGAGTGGAGTGTGGTGTCACAGCAACTGGGGACACAGAAGCCAGACCTTGAAGGTGTCTGCATGCACAGGGAAGACAAGGAAGATCACGGCATTCAGATGACACTGGTGCACAGGCACCAGATACGACACCCCTGACATGTCCACACAACGCTGAGTCTAGTGCAGCTGGAACCACAACAGAGTGCCATTTTGAGTTCCCAGTGAAACAGGTTCAGCTCTGTCTTATGGACACAAAAGACACAGATTAAAGtgattttttaggggcacctgggtggctcagtcagataagcattcaacttcggctcaggtcatgatctcatggtttacgagttcaagccccatgtcaggctctatgctgatggctcagagcctggagcctgctttagattctgtgtctccttctctctaaccCTTttctgctcgttctctctctctctcactctctctctctcaaaataaacattaaaaattttgaaaaaaataaagtgatttttaaattgaaaattacatctttttttaaaatatgaaatttattgtcaaattggtttccatacaacacccagtgctcatcccaaaaggtgccctcctcaatagccatcacccaccctcccctgcctcccaccccccatcaaccctcagtttgttctcaatctttaagagtctcttatactttggctctctccctctctaacctcttttttttccttcccctcccccatgggtttctgttaagtttctcaggctccacataagagtgaaaacatatgatatctgtctttctctgtatgatttatttcatttagcataacactctccagttccatccatgttgctacaaaaagccatttttcattctttctcattgccacatagtactccattgtgtatataaaccacaatttctttatccattcgtcagttgatggacatttaggctctttccataatttggctattgttgagagtgctgctctaaacattggggtaccagtgaccctatgcatcagcactcctgaatcccttgggtaaattcctagcagtgctattgctgggtcatagggtaggtctatttttaattttttgagaaacctccacactgttttccagagcgactgcaccagtttgcattcccaccaacagtgcaagagggttaccgtttctccacatcctctccagcatctatagtcttctgacttgttcattttagccattctgaccagcgtgaggtggtgtctcagtgtggttttgatttgtatttccctgatgaggagcaagcacattgagcatcttttcatgtgcctgttggccatccagatgtcttctttagagaagtgtctattcatgttttctgcccatttcttcactggattatttgttttttgggtgtggagtttggtgagctctttatagattttggatactagccctttgtcctatatgttatttgcaaatatcttttcccattccgatggttgccttttagttttgttgaatgtttcctttgctgtgcagaagctttttatcttcatgaggtcccaattgttcatttttgcttttaattcccttgcctttggggatgtgtcaagtaagaaattgctatggctgaggtcagagaggttttttcctgctttctcctctagggttttgatggtttcctgtctcacagtcaggtcctttatccattttgattttaattttgtgaatggtgtaagaaagtggtctagtttcatcttgcatgttgctgtccagttctcccagcaccatttgttaaagagactgtcttttttccattggatattccttcctgctttgtcaaagattagttggccatacgtttgtgggtctagttctggggtttctattctattccattggtctatgtgtctgtttttggtccaataccatgctgtcttgatgatgacagctttgtagtagaggctaaagtctgggattgtgatgcctcccgctttggtctccttcttcaaaattactttggctattcagggccttttgtgattccatacaaattttaggattgcttgttctagcttcaagaagaatgctggtgcaattttgcttgggattgcattgcatgtgtagattgctttgggtagtattgaaattttaacaatatttattcttccaatccatgagcatggaatgtttttccatttttaatatcttcttcaatttccttcacaagcttcttatagttttcagcatagagatcttttacatctttggttaggtttattcctaggtattttatgcttcttggtgcagttgtgaatgggatcagtttctttatttgtctttctgttgcttcattattagtgtataagaatgcgactgatttctgcacattgattttgtatcctgcgactttgctgaattcatgtatcagttttagcagacttttggtggagtctatcagatttttcatgtataacatcatgtcatctgcagaaagtgaaagcttgacttcatctttgccaattttgatgcttttgatttcatttttttgtctgattgctggtgattctagaacttccaacactatgttaaacaacagcggtgagagtggacatccctatcgtgttcctgatctcagggagaaagctctgtttttccccagtgaggatgatattagctatgggcttcataaatggcttttagatgtttaagtatgttccttctatcctgactttctcgagggtttttataaagaaaggatgctgaattttgtcaaatgctttttctgcatcaatggacaggatcgtatggttcttatcttttcttttattaatgtgatgtatcacgttgattgatttgcgaatgttgaagcagccctgcatcccaggaatgaatcccacttgatcatggtgaataattctttttatatgctgctgaattcgatttgctagtatcttattgagaattttttcattcatattcatcagggatattggcctgtagttctctttttttactgggtctctgtctggtttaggaatcaaagtaatgctggattcatagagtGAGCCTGGAAGTTTGCCTTCcccttatattttttggaataacttgaggaggataggtattacctctgctttaaatgtctggtagaattcccctgggaagccatctggtcctggactcttatttgttgggagatttttgataaccgattcaatttctttgctggttatgggtctgttcaaactttctatttcttcctgtttgagttttggaagtgtgtgggtgttcaggaatttgtccatttcttccaggttgtccagtttgttggcatataacttttcatagtatttcctgataattgtttgtatctctgagggattggttgtaataattccattttcattcatgattttatctatttgggtcatctcccttttctttttgagaagcctggctagaggtttgtcaattttgtttattttttcaaaaaaccaactcttggttttgttgatctgctctacaatttttttttagattctatattgtttatttctgctctgatctttattatttctcttcttctgctgggtttatgctgcctttgctgttctatttcttttaggtgtgctgttagattttgtatttgggatttttcttgtttcttgagataggcctggattgcaatgtattttcctctcaggactgccttcggtGCATCCcagagcgtttggattgttgtattttcattttcatttgtttccatatattttttcatttcttctctaattgcctggttgacccattcattctttagtagggtgttatttaacctccatgcttttggaggttttccacactttttcctgtggttgatgtcaagcttcatagcattgtggtctgaaagtatgcatggtatgatctcaattcttgtatacttatgaagggctgttttatgacccagtatgtgatctatcttagagaatgttccatgtgcactcgagaagaaagtatattctgttgctttgggatgcagagttctaaatatatctgtcaagtccatctgatccaatgtattattcagggcccttgtttctttattgatcctgtgtctagatgatctatccattgttgtaagtggagtattaaagtcccctgccatTACCacgttcttatcaataaggttgcttatgtttgtgattgttttatatatttgggggctcccgtattcagcgcatagacatttataattgttagctcttcctgatggatagaccctgtaattattatataatgcccttcttcatctcttgttacagcctttaatttaaagtctagtttgtctgatataagtatggctactccagctttcttttgacttccagtagcatgataggtagttctccatcccctcactttcaatctgaaggtgtcctcaggtctaaaatgattctcttgtagacagcaaatagatgggtcttgtttttttatccattctgataccctatgtcttttggttggtgcatttagtccatttacattcagtgttattatagaaagatatgagtttagagtcattgtgatgtctgtaggtttcatgcttgtagtgatgtctctggcactttgtctcataggatcccccttaggatctcttgcagggatggtttagtggtgatgaattccttcagtttttgtttgtttgggaagacctttatctctccttttattttaaatgacagactttctggataaaggattctcagctgcatattttttctgatcatcacattgaagatttcctgccattcctttctggcctgctgagtttcagtagagagatcagtcacgagtcttatcagtctccctttatatgttagagcatgtttatccctagctgctttcagaattctctctttatccttgtattttgccagtttcactaggatatgttgtgcagaagatcaattcaagttacgtctgaagggagttctctgtgcctcttggatttcaatgcctttttctttccccagatcagggaagttctcagcacctttctctctcttcctcctctggaatcccaattatgcatatattattacgTTTCAccacatcacttagttctctaattctcccctcatactcctgaatttttttatctctttttttctcaacttcctctttttccataattttatcttctaattcagctattctctcctctgcctcttcaatctgagccgtggtcacctccattttattttgcagctcatttataacatttttagctcctcctgactgtttcttagtcccttgatctctgtagcaatagattctcagCTGTCCtctacttttttcaagcccagcgattaattttatgactattattttaaattcattttctgttatattgcttaaatcgtttttgatcagttcattagctgtcgctacttcctggagtttcttttgaggagaattcttccattttgtcattttgaatagtccctggagtggcgcgGAACTGCAGGgatcttcctctgtgctgtctggagtatcttgcattggtgggcgaggctgcagtcagacccaatgtctgcccccagcccattgctggggccacagtcagactggtgtgtaccttatcttcccctctcccaggggcaggactcactgtggagttgTGTGTCCCCTGTCTGGGCctcttgcacactgccaggcttgtggtgctgcttctatggaATCTGgcgtattgggggggggggtggatccgcaaggtgcgcaggggcaggaggggcagactcagcttgctttgcctttgattttctgcttcaggaggggccctgcggcaccaggagggaggcagacccatcggagggatggatccacagaagcacagcttgGGTATTTGCAGGGTGTGAGCAAGTTccgtgatgggaactggttccctttgggattttggctgggggatgggcgagggagatggcgctggccagtgcctttgttcccccactgagctgagctctgtcctctggagctcaacaactctccctcctgttgtcctctagccctcccacactccaagcagagctgttgacttataacattccagatgttaagtcccgctggctgtcagaactcacagagtccaACCCCTCCACTTTTGTGAGCCAGaattcaggggctctgccttgcagggcgggctgcccctccaccagcctggctccctcccaccagtctgtgtcgtgcgcactgcctctctgcccttcctaccctcttccgtgggcctcttgtctacg is drawn from Felis catus isolate Fca126 chromosome E2, F.catus_Fca126_mat1.0, whole genome shotgun sequence and contains these coding sequences:
- the LOC101100853 gene encoding olfactory receptor 5-like encodes the protein MERPLELGNVTRVQEFVLLGLSTRLGIRIVLFAIFLALYLLTLLENTLIIYLICSHIELHKPMYFFLGNLSCLEMCYVSVTVPSLLVGLGSSPCHVPFAACMTQLFLFIALISTKCTLLASMAYDRYVAICRPLHYPLLMRPQVCLGLALSSWLGGLLVSVAKTSCIASLSYCGPNVLNHFFCDVSPLLNLSCTNVALTELVDFISAIVIFCGSLLVALASYVAIGRAVLHMPSAVTRCRALSTCASHLVVVGIFYGVVLFMYSRPRLIGSTDLNKVLSVIYTVVTPMCSPVIYCLRNREVQAVLQKTLHSPRVSSATTHFAHS